Proteins found in one Sporosarcina jeotgali genomic segment:
- a CDS encoding DHH family phosphoesterase, whose translation MTSFFRKRAIRYPLAAVSLLGVLAAVFLFMFNFWIGLLYTVIFFALIGSSWKIEEQTYVDTEKHIETMSYRMKKVGEEALLELPIGIILLNEKQIIEWANPYAAQIFEEESLIGEELFELSEQFRSFLKDDVPDDLTMTVGDRSFRLAYKPEDRLIYLFDVTKKREIESLYYADRTVIGILLVDNYDELAQTMDDQTRSQLNSLVTSLINSWGTDNGIFVKRVSSDRFIAVFNESMLNDLEKTKFAILDDVREKTAKQSNGLTLSIGVGAGSPSLVELGELAQSSLDLVLGRGGDQVAIKRSDGKLKFFGGKTNPVEKRTRVRARVISHALRDLIQGSDQIFVMGHKMPDMDAIGAAIGVRKMARMNNVPGYVVVNFDELDASVNRLIDEIEQDPDLYDHFIHPDEVLAKMTDKSLVVIVDTHKPSMVIDERVIDKAEKLVVIDHHRRGEEFVQNTMLVYMEPYASSTAELVTELIEYQPKNEKLTMLESTAMLAGIVVDTKSFTLRTGSRTFEAASYLRTNGADTVLVQRLLKENIETYVERSRLIETVEIMDGGVAIAKGDNGEPYNSVLIAQTADILLTMQGVSASFVIAPRSDGKIGISARSLGELNVQRVMEQLGGGGHLTNAATQLTLDTVEEAEEQLKQVILDDQERGD comes from the coding sequence ATGACATCTTTTTTTAGAAAGAGAGCGATTCGTTATCCGCTTGCTGCCGTCTCACTCCTCGGCGTTCTGGCGGCAGTATTTTTGTTTATGTTTAACTTTTGGATCGGGCTTCTTTATACGGTTATCTTTTTTGCATTAATCGGTTCTTCATGGAAGATTGAAGAACAAACGTATGTGGATACTGAAAAACATATTGAAACCATGTCGTACCGCATGAAAAAGGTTGGAGAAGAAGCATTGCTTGAACTGCCGATTGGAATTATCTTACTCAATGAGAAGCAAATCATTGAGTGGGCCAACCCATACGCGGCACAGATCTTTGAAGAAGAGTCGTTAATTGGAGAAGAGCTTTTTGAGCTGTCTGAACAATTTCGTTCGTTTTTAAAAGACGATGTACCGGATGATTTGACGATGACGGTGGGAGATCGTTCCTTCAGACTGGCATATAAACCAGAGGACCGTCTCATCTATTTATTTGATGTAACAAAAAAGCGGGAAATTGAATCATTGTATTACGCAGATCGAACAGTAATTGGTATTTTACTCGTTGATAACTATGACGAATTGGCACAGACGATGGATGATCAGACAAGAAGCCAGCTGAACTCTCTTGTGACCTCGCTTATTAATAGCTGGGGGACGGACAATGGAATCTTCGTGAAGCGTGTTTCTTCAGATCGTTTCATAGCTGTATTCAATGAATCCATGCTCAATGACCTGGAAAAAACTAAATTTGCCATTCTTGACGATGTTCGAGAAAAAACGGCAAAACAAAGCAATGGTCTTACGCTGAGTATCGGTGTAGGCGCTGGATCTCCGTCACTGGTTGAATTAGGTGAACTTGCTCAATCCAGTTTGGATCTTGTACTTGGGCGCGGAGGCGATCAGGTCGCAATTAAGCGGTCGGACGGAAAACTGAAATTCTTTGGGGGTAAGACGAACCCTGTGGAGAAGCGGACGAGAGTGCGTGCCCGTGTAATCTCTCATGCGTTGCGTGACTTAATCCAAGGCAGTGATCAAATCTTTGTCATGGGTCATAAGATGCCGGACATGGATGCAATTGGTGCAGCGATCGGCGTTCGTAAAATGGCCCGGATGAACAACGTTCCAGGATATGTGGTAGTGAATTTCGATGAATTAGATGCGAGCGTAAATCGACTGATTGACGAGATTGAACAAGACCCTGATTTGTATGATCATTTCATACATCCGGACGAGGTATTAGCTAAGATGACTGATAAATCATTAGTGGTCATAGTGGATACACATAAACCGAGCATGGTCATCGATGAAAGAGTGATTGATAAGGCTGAAAAGCTTGTTGTGATCGACCACCATCGCCGAGGCGAAGAGTTCGTACAAAATACGATGCTTGTTTATATGGAGCCATACGCATCCTCTACAGCCGAACTGGTGACAGAGCTTATTGAGTATCAGCCGAAAAATGAGAAATTAACAATGCTTGAGTCGACAGCCATGCTTGCGGGTATTGTGGTCGATACGAAGAGCTTTACATTACGAACGGGTTCACGTACGTTTGAAGCTGCTTCATACTTACGAACGAATGGTGCGGATACGGTTCTTGTACAGCGCTTGCTGAAAGAGAATATTGAAACGTATGTAGAACGTTCAAGACTGATTGAAACGGTAGAGATCATGGATGGCGGTGTCGCTATTGCTAAAGGTGATAATGGCGAACCTTATAACTCTGTACTGATTGCACAAACTGCAGATATTTTGTTAACGATGCAAGGCGTGTCTGCTTCCTTTGTCATCGCACCGCGCTCAGATGGTAAGATTGGAATAAGTGCCCGTTCGCTCGGTGAACTGAATGTCCAGCGAGTAATGGAACAGCTTGGCGGTGGAGGACATTTGACGAATGCTGCTACACAGCTTACGTTAGATACCGTGGAAGAAGCGGAAGAACAATTGAAACAAGTAATTTTGGATGATCAGGAAAGGGGAGATTGA
- a CDS encoding YybS family protein, translating into MQDNARKLTYGAMMIALFAVLFAVSLYIPLLGSVSLFFIPLPILLYRLRYDRSASLLVAVAAILVSSLLGGLLSIPAAISLVLIGFVMGETIQLGKSKFYTVMAVSMTVLISMTATYVGGVLLFEFNAIDVMMDTFQDAQQRMTEFLSDFGALPKDYEKIISDTFVYYKSTIPAMVILGSLLAGYLFVAASFYTAGRVGAKIQKFPPFREMKLPFMTIVIYAVIILSSFLMANDTTSTYYLFYINAVVILRFAFLLQGLSLIYYFLHERKLPRFITIITTVFAIMLNPMTIMLGTLDTAINIRAWIGKDKVN; encoded by the coding sequence ATGCAAGACAATGCACGAAAACTGACGTATGGAGCTATGATGATTGCACTGTTTGCAGTCTTGTTCGCGGTCAGCCTGTATATACCGCTGCTTGGCAGTGTATCACTGTTCTTTATACCGCTCCCCATTTTACTCTACAGACTTCGCTATGATCGAAGTGCAAGTTTACTCGTCGCTGTTGCGGCCATTTTAGTTTCTTCATTACTAGGCGGTTTACTGTCTATCCCTGCTGCAATTTCACTTGTTCTTATTGGGTTTGTCATGGGCGAGACCATACAACTGGGGAAGTCCAAGTTTTATACGGTCATGGCTGTCAGCATGACTGTCCTCATTTCAATGACAGCTACGTATGTTGGCGGCGTGTTGCTTTTTGAATTCAATGCAATTGATGTGATGATGGATACTTTCCAAGATGCTCAGCAAAGAATGACGGAGTTCTTATCAGACTTTGGAGCACTCCCGAAGGATTATGAAAAAATCATTTCTGATACATTTGTATACTACAAGTCAACAATACCTGCAATGGTGATACTCGGCTCCTTATTAGCAGGATATTTGTTTGTTGCTGCAAGCTTTTATACAGCAGGCAGGGTAGGGGCAAAAATTCAGAAGTTCCCGCCATTCCGGGAAATGAAACTTCCATTTATGACGATTGTCATTTATGCGGTGATTATTCTTTCTTCATTCTTAATGGCAAATGATACAACGTCTACGTATTACTTGTTCTACATCAATGCTGTGGTTATTTTGAGATTTGCATTTTTGCTGCAAGGACTTTCGTTGATCTACTACTTTTTACACGAACGAAAGCTGCCTCGCTTCATAACTATAATTACTACAGTTTTTGCGATTATGCTGAATCCGATGACGATAATGCTTGGGACACTGGACACGGCCATTAACATTCGGGCATGGATAGGAAAAGACAAGGTGAACTAG
- the rpsR gene encoding 30S ribosomal protein S18, producing MAPRRGGKRRRKVCYFTSNNITHIDYKDADLLKKFISERGKILPRRVTGTSAKYQRKLTSAIKRARIMALLPFVAEER from the coding sequence ATGGCACCACGTCGTGGAGGAAAAAGACGTCGTAAGGTATGTTATTTCACGTCTAACAACATTACACACATCGATTATAAAGATGCAGACTTGCTCAAGAAATTCATTTCAGAGCGCGGTAAAATTTTGCCACGTCGCGTTACAGGTACAAGCGCGAAGTATCAGCGTAAGCTGACTTCCGCTATCAAACGCGCACGTATCATGGCACTTCTACCATTCGTAGCAGAAGAAAGATAA
- the ssb gene encoding single-stranded DNA-binding protein, which translates to MINRVVLVGRLTKDPELKYTQSGIAVTRFTLAVNRPFSSQSGEREADFINCVAWRKQAENTANFLRKGSLAGVDGRIQTSNFEGQDGKRVFMTEVVADSVQFLEPRNANSERSGSQGGAPAYGNQQSDRPYNQNQQQNQPSYQPNQQNYTRTDEDPFQSGGGPIEVSDDDLPF; encoded by the coding sequence ATGATTAACCGTGTCGTATTGGTCGGCCGATTGACAAAAGATCCTGAACTCAAATATACACAAAGTGGAATTGCGGTCACTCGCTTTACACTGGCTGTGAACAGACCGTTCTCAAGTCAGTCCGGCGAGCGTGAAGCTGATTTCATTAACTGTGTAGCTTGGAGAAAACAGGCGGAAAACACTGCGAATTTCTTACGTAAGGGCAGTCTGGCTGGTGTAGACGGACGTATTCAGACAAGCAATTTCGAAGGACAAGATGGCAAGCGTGTCTTCATGACAGAAGTTGTGGCAGATAGCGTGCAATTCTTAGAACCCCGTAATGCAAACTCTGAGCGGTCTGGCTCGCAAGGCGGAGCACCTGCTTACGGAAATCAGCAGTCTGACCGTCCGTATAATCAGAATCAGCAACAGAATCAGCCATCTTATCAGCCTAACCAGCAAAACTATACACGCACTGATGAAGATCCGTTTCAATCAGGCGGCGGTCCGATTGAAGTATCGGACGATGATTTGCCGTTCTGA
- the rpsF gene encoding 30S ribosomal protein S6 encodes MRKYEIMYIIRPSLDDDAKKALIERFDGVLTSNGAEIIESKEWGKRRLAYEIDDLREGFYQLVTLNAGTEAIDEFTRLANINEGILRHMSVRLDA; translated from the coding sequence ATGAGAAAGTATGAAATTATGTACATCATTCGCCCAAGTCTAGATGACGATGCGAAGAAAGCATTGATCGAACGTTTCGACGGAGTCTTGACTTCGAACGGTGCGGAGATCATCGAGTCGAAAGAGTGGGGCAAGCGCCGTCTTGCATACGAAATCGACGATTTGCGTGAAGGATTCTACCAATTGGTAACTCTTAACGCAGGTACAGAAGCAATCGACGAATTTACACGTCTTGCGAACATCAACGAAGGTATCCTTCGTCATATGTCTGTTCGTCTTGACGCATAA